From Coriobacteriia bacterium, the proteins below share one genomic window:
- the hemA gene encoding glutamyl-tRNA reductase, which yields MHLTLVGLSHKTAPVEIREKLTFPANRQEDALARLTASDAVSEAVIISTCNRTEIYAVTSDGFDGPASIIDFAAEYHDLDRHELVRYLYISEGEAVVKHLFRVVASLDSMVLGEAQILGQVKEAYDHAFSAASTGRIFNKLFRQSFEVGKRVRTETDIGENAVSISYAAVELAKRVFENLQGRCVMILGAGKMSELTAKNLVGAGVTRTLVANRTYERAVELADRFDGEAIPYENLFDRMREADIVISSTAATEFVITREQLVAVAHRRRDPLFLIDIALPRDIDPACGDVSDVFLYNIDDLNGVVSSNLDERMREAERAEIIIDEEMRAFETWLDSMAVVPTVAAIRAKAETIRAEELEKAVKRLGGLSEKELRTVEMMSQAIVSKMLHGPTERLKRVSTDKYGIGYIEAARYLYGLDTNPDGKSPHFGLIRNLLKRGEKSAAPSKQKEMGDSVGC from the coding sequence ATGCACCTGACACTTGTGGGCCTGAGCCACAAGACCGCACCGGTCGAGATCCGCGAGAAGCTGACGTTCCCGGCCAATCGCCAGGAGGACGCGCTCGCGCGCTTGACCGCGTCCGACGCCGTGTCCGAGGCCGTCATCATCTCCACCTGCAACCGCACCGAGATATATGCGGTCACGTCTGACGGCTTCGATGGCCCCGCTTCCATCATCGACTTCGCCGCGGAGTACCACGATCTCGACCGCCACGAGCTGGTTCGCTACCTCTACATCTCAGAGGGCGAGGCGGTCGTGAAGCACCTCTTCCGCGTCGTCGCCTCGCTCGATTCCATGGTGCTTGGCGAGGCGCAGATCCTCGGTCAGGTGAAAGAGGCCTACGACCACGCGTTCTCAGCCGCGTCTACGGGCCGCATCTTCAACAAGCTGTTCCGTCAGAGCTTCGAGGTCGGCAAGCGCGTGCGCACCGAGACCGACATCGGCGAGAACGCCGTCTCGATCAGCTACGCTGCCGTTGAGCTGGCCAAGCGGGTATTCGAGAACCTCCAGGGCCGCTGCGTCATGATCTTGGGCGCGGGCAAGATGAGCGAGCTTACGGCCAAGAACCTCGTCGGCGCCGGCGTGACGCGCACCCTCGTGGCTAACCGCACCTACGAGCGCGCGGTGGAGCTTGCCGACCGATTCGACGGCGAGGCGATTCCCTACGAGAATCTCTTCGATCGCATGCGCGAGGCCGACATCGTCATCTCCTCGACCGCAGCGACCGAGTTCGTCATCACGCGTGAGCAGCTGGTCGCCGTCGCACACCGTCGGCGCGACCCGCTCTTTCTGATCGACATCGCCCTGCCGCGCGATATCGATCCGGCGTGCGGCGACGTGTCCGACGTCTTTCTCTACAACATCGACGACCTCAACGGTGTCGTGTCGTCCAACCTCGACGAGCGCATGCGCGAGGCGGAGCGGGCCGAGATCATCATCGACGAGGAGATGCGCGCGTTTGAGACGTGGCTTGATTCCATGGCGGTCGTCCCCACCGTCGCCGCAATCCGCGCCAAGGCCGAGACGATTCGGGCCGAGGAGCTCGAGAAGGCCGTGAAGCGCCTTGGTGGTCTGTCGGAGAAGGAACTCAGGACCGTCGAGATGATGTCGCAAGCCATCGTGAGCAAGATGCTCCACGGGCCCACCGAGCGGCTGAAGCGGGTCAGCACCGACAAGTACGGAATCGGCTACATCGAAGCCGCACGCTACCTCTACGGCCTGGACACGAATCCAGACGGCAAGAGTCCGCACTTCGGACTGATTCGCAACCTACTGAAGCGGGGCGAGAAGTCCGCCGCTCCCTCAAAGCAAAAAGAGATGGGAGACTCCGTTGGCTGCTAG
- a CDS encoding putative DNA binding domain-containing protein, producing MDLNHLLTCHEGKTLEFKRDASSPRGIVRTVVAFANSAGGTVLIGVADRTREIVGVDDPLDLEERLANIIADSVEPLIAPEIDVVTWRDKSLLAVRVHPGASRPYRVAGEGDAQGVYVRVGSTNRRADAAMAAQIGRSVSGPTYDEVALATLGDDALDVAAVQAVFDGRRHIDRRALKTLRLLTEREGQLCPTVGGVLLFGVDREATFPDAVIEVARFAGFSRSTFTDAAIYGGCLPVALEHTMAFVRRNIAQRYEIEGLARTESWQYPLVAVREVIVNAVVHADYSLPGLRIRVAIHDDRIEVDSPGLLLPGLTVEDVLGGVSRVRNRVIARVFRELGIIEQWGTGIPRAIEACRAAGLADPRIEEMAQQIRVTLYADVGEGGRVSVKAADARVLQELAGAGPLSTSEVARRIERTPRSARERLKSLVEAGLVVEVGSSPNDPNRKYYIAEDAAPYRTS from the coding sequence ATGGACCTCAATCACCTGCTGACCTGTCATGAAGGCAAGACTCTTGAGTTCAAGAGGGACGCCTCATCTCCGCGCGGAATCGTGCGAACGGTTGTTGCGTTTGCCAATTCGGCCGGCGGCACGGTGCTCATCGGTGTGGCGGACCGTACGCGCGAGATCGTGGGTGTCGATGATCCGCTCGATCTCGAAGAGCGCTTGGCGAACATCATCGCAGACTCGGTGGAGCCCCTGATCGCGCCCGAGATCGATGTGGTCACGTGGCGCGACAAGAGTCTACTCGCGGTTCGTGTGCACCCGGGGGCCTCGCGCCCGTATCGCGTCGCGGGCGAGGGGGATGCGCAGGGGGTCTACGTTCGCGTCGGCTCCACCAATCGGCGTGCGGATGCAGCTATGGCTGCGCAGATCGGTCGCTCGGTGTCGGGGCCGACCTACGACGAAGTCGCGCTTGCGACGCTGGGTGACGATGCGCTCGATGTGGCTGCGGTGCAAGCGGTGTTCGACGGCAGGCGTCACATAGACAGACGGGCGCTGAAGACGCTGCGGCTGTTGACGGAACGTGAGGGGCAACTGTGTCCGACCGTCGGCGGCGTGCTGCTGTTCGGTGTGGACCGCGAGGCCACGTTCCCTGATGCGGTTATCGAGGTGGCACGGTTTGCAGGCTTCTCGCGCAGCACCTTCACGGATGCCGCGATCTATGGCGGGTGTCTGCCGGTTGCGCTGGAGCACACCATGGCGTTCGTGCGTCGCAACATCGCGCAGCGCTACGAGATCGAGGGGCTTGCGCGGACCGAGAGCTGGCAGTATCCGCTCGTCGCCGTGCGTGAGGTCATCGTGAATGCGGTCGTGCACGCCGACTACTCCTTGCCCGGCCTCCGGATACGAGTCGCGATCCACGACGACAGAATCGAGGTGGATAGTCCGGGCCTGCTGCTCCCTGGTCTCACTGTCGAGGACGTCTTGGGCGGGGTCTCTCGCGTGCGCAATCGCGTGATCGCCCGCGTCTTCCGGGAACTCGGCATCATCGAGCAGTGGGGGACGGGGATTCCCCGCGCGATCGAGGCATGCCGCGCCGCAGGGCTCGCGGATCCGCGCATCGAGGAGATGGCGCAGCAGATTCGTGTCACGCTCTACGCAGATGTCGGCGAAGGCGGCCGAGTCAGCGTCAAGGCGGCAGACGCTCGCGTCCTGCAGGAACTCGCCGGCGCGGGCCCGCTGTCGACAAGCGAGGTCGCCCGACGAATCGAGCGCACTCCACGCTCGGCACGGGAGCGCCTCAAGTCGCTTGTGGAGGCTGGTTTGGTGGTCGAGGTCGGGTCATCGCCGAATGATCCCAACAGGAAGTACTACATCGCCGAGGACGCCGCACCGTACCGGACATCGTGA
- a CDS encoding SDR family oxidoreductase, which produces MASDRTAIVTGGSSGIGLACAKELARRGYNVALVARDAGRLEAAAEAVRAEASTPNQRIAWKSADLSSWEATGAAFAELAADGFSPEILVNSAGVIIPGEFISMPLESFEMNIEHGFWSVVYPCRAAAPGMVERGHGHIVNVSSVAGYLGIYGYTGYSSAKFAVMGFTEALRFEMKPAGVTVSVVCPPDTDTPALTHEHTLRPYETDVIAGGIKPISPEKVAHAVMRAIDRGHYHVIPDALSAFYFRLKGLLPEVFFAIVDGDVRKARKGK; this is translated from the coding sequence ATGGCGAGTGACCGCACGGCGATCGTCACGGGCGGCAGCTCGGGCATCGGGCTGGCCTGCGCCAAGGAGTTGGCGCGCCGAGGGTACAATGTGGCGCTGGTTGCGCGCGACGCCGGTCGGCTGGAAGCCGCTGCGGAAGCGGTGCGCGCCGAGGCGTCGACCCCGAATCAGCGCATCGCATGGAAGAGCGCCGACCTCTCATCGTGGGAAGCCACCGGCGCCGCCTTCGCCGAACTCGCCGCCGACGGCTTCTCGCCCGAGATCCTCGTCAACTCCGCCGGCGTCATCATTCCGGGCGAGTTCATCTCCATGCCGCTCGAGTCGTTCGAGATGAACATCGAGCACGGCTTCTGGAGCGTCGTCTACCCGTGTCGTGCGGCCGCTCCGGGCATGGTGGAGCGCGGCCACGGCCACATCGTCAACGTGAGCTCAGTGGCGGGCTACCTCGGCATCTACGGCTACACCGGCTACTCGTCAGCGAAGTTCGCCGTGATGGGCTTCACCGAGGCCCTGCGTTTCGAGATGAAACCGGCGGGCGTCACGGTCTCGGTGGTGTGCCCGCCCGACACCGACACGCCGGCACTCACCCACGAGCACACGCTGCGCCCGTACGAGACCGACGTCATAGCAGGCGGGATCAAGCCGATCTCGCCGGAGAAGGTTGCGCACGCGGTGATGCGGGCCATCGACCGCGGTCACTACCACGTGATCCCCGACGCGCTCTCGGCGTTCTACTTCCGACTGAAGGGTCTGCTGCCCGAGGTCTTCTTCGCCATCGTCGACGGCGACGTGCGCAAGGCCCGCAAGGGGAAGTAG
- a CDS encoding bifunctional precorrin-2 dehydrogenase/sirohydrochlorin ferrochelatase produces MGERTKRYYPAFLDLTGRSVVVLGSGPSVERKARQLVRYGADVTVVGPDPSEELVEAESDGHIIVEAREYVRGDLAGAALVVCASAEPEVQRAVFEEALLVGALVTVADNPKLSSFIVPGMVHREPLQIAVSTGGVAPQLAKRLRKQLSEQFGAAWGPYAELVAQVRAIGMERLEGPAQLEKLLDAVFESDTLDRVTAGEILAAEDVYEAFAPEPEPEPEPGPAAESEPEPAAEAGVEPEPEPAAEPEPAHGE; encoded by the coding sequence ATGGGGGAGAGGACGAAGCGCTACTATCCTGCGTTCCTCGACCTGACCGGCAGATCCGTGGTCGTCTTGGGCTCGGGTCCATCGGTCGAGCGCAAGGCGCGCCAGCTCGTGCGCTACGGCGCGGACGTGACGGTGGTCGGCCCCGATCCGAGCGAAGAGCTCGTCGAGGCGGAAAGCGACGGCCACATCATCGTCGAGGCGCGTGAGTACGTGCGCGGAGATCTGGCAGGCGCCGCGCTCGTGGTCTGTGCGTCGGCGGAGCCCGAAGTGCAGCGCGCCGTGTTCGAAGAGGCGTTGTTGGTGGGGGCGCTCGTGACCGTCGCGGACAATCCGAAGCTCTCGAGCTTCATCGTGCCCGGTATGGTCCACCGTGAACCGCTTCAGATCGCCGTGTCGACCGGTGGCGTAGCTCCGCAGCTCGCCAAGCGGCTGCGCAAGCAGCTCTCCGAGCAGTTCGGTGCGGCGTGGGGGCCCTACGCAGAGCTCGTGGCGCAGGTGCGCGCCATCGGCATGGAGCGCCTTGAGGGCCCAGCGCAGCTCGAGAAGCTGCTCGACGCGGTCTTCGAGTCCGACACGCTGGATCGTGTGACTGCGGGAGAGATCCTTGCTGCTGAGGACGTGTACGAAGCGTTCGCACCAGAGCCGGAGCCGGAGCCGGAGCCCGGGCCCGCGGCCGAATCGGAGCCTGAGCCCGCGGCCGAAGCCGGGGTCGAGCCCGAGCCCGAGCCTGCCGCCGAACCGGAGCCCGCACATGGCGAGTGA
- the ccsA gene encoding cytochrome c biogenesis protein CcsA — MEQLSVVLYWFAFALYVVATVLYAYQFVLRRQKVAWWARFATGAGFILQTLAIGANSVANDGTPLTGSNQLVLASWALVLLYFVMEHLLKIRSYGAFLIPVAVVLMAAAQLMGGSEASLAPQPEILSGWGVAFHVGLIVFANAGFAVGAVSALLYLYQSSQLKSHRSNRMSRRLPSLATLQMVSRRAIALAFPVYTAGLSLGIIRAIQVDVGGWFFDARIMMSGVVLITFAIYLVLAYRPDISNHTVAWVAVLGFVFVVILAIIARTLPVGFHVFGQL; from the coding sequence GTGGAGCAGCTATCTGTCGTACTCTACTGGTTCGCATTCGCGCTGTACGTCGTCGCGACGGTCCTCTACGCCTATCAGTTCGTTCTTCGCCGCCAGAAGGTCGCGTGGTGGGCGCGGTTTGCCACGGGCGCGGGATTCATTCTGCAGACTCTGGCCATCGGTGCGAACTCCGTAGCCAACGACGGTACACCTCTGACCGGCTCCAACCAGCTCGTACTGGCCAGTTGGGCGCTCGTGCTCCTGTACTTCGTCATGGAGCATCTGCTGAAGATCCGGTCCTACGGGGCGTTTCTCATCCCGGTGGCCGTCGTGCTCATGGCCGCGGCACAGCTTATGGGCGGGAGCGAGGCTTCGCTGGCGCCTCAGCCCGAGATCCTCAGCGGATGGGGCGTGGCCTTTCACGTGGGCCTTATCGTCTTCGCCAACGCGGGTTTTGCCGTGGGCGCCGTGTCGGCGCTGCTCTACCTGTATCAGAGCTCCCAGCTCAAGTCCCATCGCAGCAATCGCATGAGCCGTCGCCTGCCCTCGCTTGCCACCCTCCAGATGGTTTCGCGCCGCGCCATCGCCCTGGCATTCCCCGTCTACACCGCAGGGCTGTCCCTCGGCATCATTCGTGCGATCCAGGTCGACGTCGGCGGGTGGTTCTTCGACGCGCGCATCATGATGTCGGGCGTCGTGCTCATCACCTTCGCCATCTACCTGGTTCTGGCCTACCGTCCCGACATCTCGAACCACACCGTGGCGTGGGTGGCGGTGCTCGGGTTCGTCTTCGTGGTCATCCTTGCCATCATCGCGCGCACGCTCCCCGTCGGGTTCCATGTCTTCGGTCAGTTGTAG
- the ccsA gene encoding cytochrome c biogenesis protein CcsA, with amino-acid sequence MKQLKIAVVLVLIGGVLTTVAFLMAFYTAEVQQFGTVTFDAPIETVFPVAPDQLQPAEGIAYVRPWFSQKIFYFHVPVAEASFLVLIISAIFAVRFLMTKRAEYDTKSRIAMETSLVFVVLTMITGVLWTKASWGVWWEWEPRLTTYFIMMLMMIAYFVLRNSIEEEERRATYAAVFAILAAINAPLSFMITRVIPSNHPVVFQPGMASSNLMPFIVAQIGMLMIGYGIYVSRMSEERLRERVEIAKETLEG; translated from the coding sequence GTGAAACAGCTCAAGATCGCTGTGGTACTCGTCTTGATCGGCGGGGTTCTCACGACCGTCGCGTTCCTCATGGCCTTCTACACCGCCGAGGTGCAGCAGTTCGGAACGGTGACCTTCGACGCACCCATCGAGACGGTGTTCCCCGTGGCGCCAGATCAGTTGCAGCCGGCCGAGGGCATCGCCTACGTTCGCCCGTGGTTCAGTCAGAAGATCTTCTACTTCCACGTGCCGGTGGCCGAGGCGTCGTTCCTCGTGCTCATAATCTCGGCGATATTCGCCGTACGCTTCCTCATGACCAAGCGGGCCGAGTACGACACCAAGTCCCGCATCGCCATGGAGACCTCGCTGGTGTTCGTCGTGCTCACGATGATCACGGGCGTGCTGTGGACCAAGGCCTCGTGGGGTGTGTGGTGGGAGTGGGAGCCTCGTCTCACCACGTACTTCATCATGATGCTCATGATGATCGCCTACTTCGTCTTGCGAAACTCGATCGAAGAGGAGGAGCGTCGCGCCACGTACGCTGCGGTGTTTGCGATCCTCGCCGCTATCAACGCGCCGCTGTCCTTCATGATCACCCGGGTCATTCCCTCGAACCACCCCGTGGTGTTCCAGCCGGGTATGGCCTCATCGAACCTGATGCCGTTCATCGTGGCCCAGATCGGCATGCTCATGATCGGATACGGCATCTACGTCTCGCGCATGAGCGAAGAGCGGCTGCGGGAGCGCGTCGAGATCGCCAAGGAGACACTCGAGGGCTGA
- a CDS encoding heme exporter protein CcmB, whose translation MARERTSNMSSWRQFKAILKKDIVMELRTKEMLTSMGLYALLVLVVYYITLSQAGADFEVRRIAAGLLWLVFIFTSLLGLNRSLVHEKDQGCLDALLISPTDRPVIFFGKAVGNLIFLLIVEVMIVPLFFFIFLSRPGAASGGPMWMLALALLVGSIGIAGVGTLLATMSVNTKGKDFILAVLFIPIMFPLLLAVVAASAAVLQADPGYVNTYWQMMGIAAGYDAVMLLAAFALYEFVLGA comes from the coding sequence GTGGCACGCGAGCGCACCTCGAACATGTCGTCGTGGCGTCAGTTCAAGGCGATCCTGAAGAAGGACATCGTCATGGAGCTGCGCACCAAAGAGATGCTCACTTCGATGGGCCTGTATGCCCTGCTCGTCCTCGTCGTCTACTACATCACGCTGTCGCAGGCGGGTGCGGACTTCGAAGTCCGGCGCATCGCGGCCGGCCTGCTGTGGCTCGTGTTCATCTTCACGTCGCTCCTCGGTCTGAACCGCTCGCTCGTACACGAGAAGGACCAGGGTTGTCTTGACGCTTTGCTCATCTCGCCCACCGACCGTCCGGTGATCTTCTTCGGCAAGGCGGTGGGCAACCTCATCTTCCTGCTCATCGTCGAGGTGATGATCGTGCCGCTGTTCTTCTTCATCTTCCTCTCGCGCCCGGGTGCGGCGTCCGGCGGACCAATGTGGATGCTCGCGTTGGCGCTGCTGGTCGGTTCGATCGGTATCGCCGGGGTGGGCACGCTGCTCGCTACCATGTCGGTGAACACCAAGGGCAAGGACTTCATCTTGGCGGTACTGTTCATCCCGATCATGTTCCCGCTGCTCCTGGCGGTGGTCGCAGCGTCGGCGGCGGTGTTGCAGGCCGATCCGGGGTACGTGAACACGTACTGGCAGATGATGGGCATCGCGGCGGGGTACGATGCGGTCATGCTGCTTGCGGCCTTCGCCCTCTACGAGTTCGTCCTCGGCGCGTGA
- a CDS encoding ABC transporter ATP-binding protein, translating into MTDNTQTPNALEVRELSRTFGARKALDGVDFDLTEGAFLSIFGPNGAGKTTLLKVLSTLTTPSKGSAKVLGFDVVQGAVELRERIGFISHNPLLYPDLSAEENLEFFAEIYCIDNPKERIHELLDAVELDHRRLDLVRTFSRGMLQRLSIARALLHDPALIFLDEPYSGLDPHAMDILDGLLERIREGRTFVMVSHDLTKGLELCSHALILAKGKIVLYQDKELIDEDEFQQTYRSTVGLGVS; encoded by the coding sequence ATGACCGATAACACACAGACACCGAATGCGCTGGAGGTCCGGGAACTCTCCCGGACCTTCGGCGCACGCAAGGCCCTCGACGGGGTCGACTTCGACCTGACCGAAGGCGCGTTCCTGTCGATCTTCGGCCCCAACGGCGCGGGGAAGACCACGCTACTCAAGGTGCTCTCGACGCTTACCACCCCGTCGAAGGGGTCGGCGAAGGTGCTTGGCTTCGACGTCGTCCAGGGTGCGGTGGAACTGCGCGAACGTATCGGCTTCATCAGCCACAACCCCTTGCTGTACCCCGACCTTTCCGCCGAGGAGAACCTCGAGTTCTTCGCTGAGATCTACTGCATCGACAACCCCAAGGAGCGCATTCACGAGCTGCTTGACGCGGTGGAGCTGGACCATCGGCGGCTCGACCTCGTGCGCACCTTCTCGCGCGGCATGCTGCAGAGGTTGTCGATAGCACGCGCGCTGCTGCACGATCCGGCGCTCATCTTCCTCGACGAGCCGTACTCGGGGCTGGATCCGCACGCGATGGACATCCTCGACGGCCTGCTCGAGCGTATCCGAGAGGGTCGGACGTTCGTCATGGTGAGCCACGATCTGACCAAGGGGCTCGAACTGTGTAGCCACGCGCTGATTCTGGCGAAGGGCAAGATCGTGCTCTATCAGGACAAGGAGCTCATCGACGAGGACGAGTTCCAGCAGACCTACCGCTCAACCGTGGGTCTGGGGGTGAGCTAG
- the ccsA gene encoding cytochrome c biogenesis protein CcsA has protein sequence MRVAGQLFLSLGFLSSLIAIGALFWGRHLGPKKGEAVTNAGYIATFVSAAGYTLSTLAMTVAFFSKDFTLLYVASNHSTDVSSLAWLYTLSGVWAGREGSLLFWAWLLALFMAWVAYQRMDKTDDLSNMGIAVTNIVLSLFGVAMMFSEPNNPFKPTPAEWLSGGQLVGQGASMGMNPLLQHWAMILHPPTLFIGYAGLTIPFAFAIAALIVNDASKAWVVIVDRITVFSWLFLGAGIGLGSVWAYVVLGWGGYWAWDPVENASLLPWLTGVALIHSFTVYRRRDGFKRWAIMSAALTFALVILGTFITRSGIVQSVHAFQKDPVSLFMFLGMIIGSVLVAGIGLALRWETFAGNDEFESLTSKDAAYYFNNVIMTVAGLLVAYMTVTSALPAWLPFGGQSMSAVSYDLLARPIGVVYVFILAVCPLLSWKKTDPTVFWARLKWPLVATVALFALLVWEWVANLRPIYLFTMAQGGENARKLASFGPEVVYDVISIAAFLAAALVISTATFLFIDGSRKRAAAKGESFFASLGTIMFKSRTQSGGYLSHLGMGIIMIGLVGSSMYVRDVRLTVPETPGAQFKVDNYDFTFQGIEEKTLPNGDVVAKATFGVEKNGRSVGTVDPGLTQFARQDQTRLDAKVLMEPLRDIFVVWEGSESGQMSVNVKVNPLIAFAWGGFAILMLGSALAAWPKKVVVAAPVARPLKTRKA, from the coding sequence ATGCGCGTTGCAGGGCAACTGTTCTTGAGCTTGGGCTTTCTGAGCTCGCTCATCGCTATCGGCGCGCTGTTCTGGGGCCGCCACCTCGGGCCGAAGAAGGGCGAGGCGGTGACCAACGCCGGTTACATCGCGACCTTCGTGAGCGCAGCGGGCTACACGCTGTCGACACTTGCGATGACCGTTGCGTTCTTCAGCAAGGACTTCACCTTGCTCTACGTCGCCTCGAATCACTCGACGGACGTATCGAGCCTGGCGTGGCTCTACACGCTGTCGGGGGTGTGGGCCGGCCGCGAGGGCTCACTGCTGTTCTGGGCGTGGCTTCTGGCGCTCTTCATGGCGTGGGTCGCCTATCAGCGCATGGACAAGACCGATGACCTGTCCAACATGGGCATCGCGGTCACGAACATCGTCTTGTCGCTGTTCGGTGTCGCGATGATGTTCTCCGAGCCGAACAACCCGTTCAAGCCCACGCCGGCCGAGTGGCTGTCCGGAGGTCAGCTGGTCGGTCAAGGCGCGAGCATGGGCATGAACCCGCTGCTCCAGCACTGGGCGATGATCCTGCATCCTCCGACGCTGTTCATCGGCTACGCGGGGCTCACCATCCCGTTCGCCTTCGCGATCGCGGCGCTGATCGTCAACGACGCATCCAAGGCCTGGGTCGTCATCGTCGATCGCATCACGGTGTTCTCGTGGTTGTTCCTCGGAGCCGGCATCGGCCTGGGCTCCGTGTGGGCGTACGTCGTTCTGGGTTGGGGCGGCTACTGGGCCTGGGACCCGGTCGAGAACGCATCGCTGCTTCCGTGGCTCACCGGCGTCGCGCTTATCCATAGCTTCACGGTGTACCGCCGGCGCGACGGCTTCAAGCGCTGGGCGATCATGAGCGCAGCACTCACGTTCGCTCTGGTCATCTTGGGAACCTTCATCACCCGCTCAGGCATCGTGCAGTCCGTTCACGCGTTTCAGAAGGATCCCGTATCGCTCTTCATGTTTCTTGGCATGATCATCGGATCCGTCCTCGTTGCCGGCATCGGACTCGCGCTGCGCTGGGAGACGTTTGCGGGCAACGATGAGTTCGAGTCGCTCACCAGCAAGGACGCCGCGTACTACTTCAACAACGTCATCATGACCGTCGCGGGTCTCTTGGTCGCCTACATGACCGTCACGTCCGCGCTCCCCGCGTGGCTACCGTTCGGTGGCCAGTCCATGTCGGCGGTCTCCTACGACCTACTCGCACGCCCGATCGGCGTCGTGTACGTGTTCATCCTCGCGGTGTGCCCGTTGCTCTCGTGGAAGAAGACCGACCCGACGGTGTTCTGGGCGCGGTTGAAGTGGCCGTTGGTTGCCACCGTCGCCCTATTCGCACTCTTGGTCTGGGAGTGGGTTGCGAATCTGCGCCCGATCTATCTGTTCACCATGGCGCAGGGCGGCGAGAACGCTCGCAAGCTGGCGTCGTTCGGACCCGAGGTCGTATACGACGTCATCTCGATCGCGGCGTTCCTGGCCGCGGCGCTCGTCATCTCGACGGCGACCTTCCTCTTCATCGATGGTTCGCGTAAGCGCGCCGCGGCCAAGGGCGAGAGCTTCTTCGCTTCGCTCGGTACCATCATGTTCAAGTCACGCACTCAGTCCGGTGGCTATCTCTCGCACCTTGGTATGGGCATCATCATGATCGGACTGGTCGGCTCGTCCATGTACGTGCGCGACGTGCGCCTCACGGTCCCTGAGACACCCGGTGCCCAGTTCAAAGTCGACAACTACGACTTCACGTTCCAGGGCATCGAAGAGAAGACGCTGCCCAATGGCGACGTGGTGGCCAAGGCGACGTTCGGCGTCGAGAAGAACGGTCGCTCCGTCGGTACCGTCGACCCCGGCCTGACGCAGTTCGCACGCCAGGATCAGACCCGCCTCGACGCCAAGGTGCTCATGGAGCCGCTCCGCGACATCTTCGTCGTCTGGGAAGGCTCGGAGAGCGGTCAGATGTCGGTCAACGTGAAGGTCAATCCGCTCATCGCCTTTGCGTGGGGCGGGTTTGCAATACTGATGCTGGGCAGTGCGCTGGCTGCGTGGCCGAAGAAGGTCGTCGTTGCGGCGCCCGTTGCGCGGCCCCTGAAGACGCGGAAGGCGTAG
- a CDS encoding cytochrome c maturation protein CcmE: protein MNKRARNRLIGVTAIVLLSIVAIFASIGSSGSTAYYKSVEEVATDDELVGERVKLGGAVVTGSWDKKSNPMTFDIRDEADTDGTGAVVKVVYNGPVPSTFGDGVTAIITGELAADGHIEAGEMITKCPSKYESATGAMDVGAIKDGQTLDDVSFSGYVVAGTIAAPGGDARFSVAGSQDAGAKSYKVAWDGALPAGMNDGSMVIIKGGVDAEGLITATDVALEASEKK, encoded by the coding sequence GTGAACAAGAGGGCTCGCAACAGGCTGATCGGAGTCACCGCAATCGTGCTGCTGTCGATTGTGGCCATTTTCGCGTCCATCGGCAGTAGTGGAAGCACCGCCTACTACAAGTCGGTCGAAGAAGTCGCCACTGATGACGAGCTCGTGGGTGAGCGCGTGAAGTTGGGCGGCGCCGTGGTGACCGGCTCGTGGGACAAGAAGTCCAACCCGATGACGTTCGACATCCGCGACGAGGCGGATACTGACGGCACCGGCGCGGTTGTCAAGGTCGTCTACAACGGTCCCGTGCCCTCCACGTTCGGCGACGGCGTCACGGCCATCATCACCGGCGAGCTTGCGGCTGACGGCCACATCGAAGCCGGCGAGATGATCACCAAGTGCCCCTCGAAGTACGAGTCGGCTACGGGCGCGATGGACGTCGGCGCCATCAAGGACGGTCAGACGCTCGACGACGTGTCGTTCTCGGGTTACGTGGTTGCCGGCACGATCGCTGCGCCAGGCGGCGATGCGCGCTTCTCGGTCGCCGGATCTCAAGACGCCGGCGCCAAGTCATACAAGGTCGCGTGGGACGGTGCCCTGCCCGCGGGCATGAACGACGGGAGTATGGTGATCATCAAGGGCGGCGTAGACGCTGAGGGCCTCATCACCGCCACCGACGTCGCTCTTGAGGCAAGCGAGAAGAAGTAG